Proteins encoded within one genomic window of Ammonifex degensii KC4:
- the cbiQ gene encoding cobalt ECF transporter T component CbiQ, with product MSTKPVPRCRGTGFIEKNLQELHRIFADELFATTMARRPGLYQSLDPRTKVVATVAFIGVVGLVHHLTTLVLLNLLALAVALLSRLPLKLYLARVWLFIPLFTGAMTFPAIFNWITPGEPICTLIPEVSFRLGSYHFQAPLAITVQGLQGAATIVLRAADSVSWVILLTLTTPWPQLLKALRVFRVPQLFVLILEMTLRYIFLLLQLSVETFEAYRFRLVGPPPAREKRRFIASLIGNVLVRTQALSEEVYQAMQARGYTGEPRVLIPYRFGRADLVFGLALLILLAALLYLDRRLL from the coding sequence ATGAGCACGAAGCCTGTGCCCCGGTGCCGGGGCACAGGCTTTATTGAAAAAAACCTCCAGGAACTCCACCGCATCTTCGCCGATGAACTTTTCGCCACCACCATGGCCCGGCGGCCGGGGCTTTACCAGTCCCTCGACCCCCGCACCAAAGTGGTGGCCACGGTGGCCTTCATAGGGGTCGTGGGGCTAGTCCACCACCTCACCACCCTGGTGCTATTGAACCTCCTCGCACTGGCGGTGGCCCTTCTCTCGCGCCTCCCGCTCAAGCTCTACTTGGCCAGGGTATGGCTCTTCATTCCTCTCTTCACCGGCGCAATGACCTTCCCTGCCATCTTCAACTGGATAACCCCGGGAGAGCCTATCTGCACCCTTATACCGGAAGTGAGCTTCCGCCTGGGAAGTTACCACTTCCAGGCGCCGCTTGCCATCACCGTCCAGGGGTTGCAGGGGGCAGCCACCATCGTGCTGCGGGCCGCCGATTCCGTCTCCTGGGTGATCCTCCTCACTCTCACCACCCCCTGGCCCCAGTTGCTCAAGGCGCTCCGCGTTTTCCGGGTGCCCCAGCTCTTCGTCCTCATCCTGGAGATGACCCTGCGCTACATCTTCCTGCTGCTTCAGCTTTCGGTGGAAACTTTCGAAGCTTACCGATTCCGCCTAGTGGGGCCGCCACCGGCTAGGGAGAAAAGGCGCTTTATAGCCTCTCTGATCGGGAATGTGCTGGTGCGAACCCAGGCCTTAAGCGAGGAAGTTTACCAGGCCATGCAAGCCCGGGGCTACACCGGCGAGCCCCGCGTCTTGATACCTTACCGCTTCGGCCGCGCCGATTTAGTCTTCGGCCTGGCCTTACTTATCCTGTTGGCCGCCCTGCTCTACTTAGACCGGCGCTTACTTTAA
- the rph gene encoding ribonuclease PH → MRLDGRGTGELRPVKIIPGYSKYAEGSCLIEMGDTRVLCTASIDDKVPSFLKGTGKGWVTAEYGMLPRATESRNLREVTKGRPSGRTLEIQRLIGRSLRAAVDLEALGERTIIVDCDVLQADGGTRTAAITGGFVALVYALDWLRNEGAIESLPVKDLVAAVSVGKVKDAYLLDLTFAEDSMAEVDLNVVMTGKGELVEVQGTAEGKPFTREELNLMLDLAAQGVSVLIAKQREALGVLASFIGRQDESAEDSAGQPQ, encoded by the coding sequence TTGCGGCTAGACGGGCGGGGAACGGGGGAACTGAGGCCGGTAAAGATAATCCCCGGCTACAGCAAGTACGCCGAGGGCTCTTGTCTTATCGAAATGGGAGACACGCGGGTCCTCTGCACCGCTTCCATCGACGACAAGGTGCCCTCCTTTCTCAAAGGCACCGGCAAAGGTTGGGTGACGGCCGAATACGGTATGCTTCCCCGGGCCACCGAGAGCCGCAACCTGCGTGAGGTGACCAAGGGGAGGCCCAGCGGCCGGACTTTGGAAATCCAGCGGTTAATCGGCCGCTCTTTGCGGGCAGCGGTGGACCTGGAGGCTCTAGGAGAACGTACCATAATCGTGGACTGCGATGTGCTCCAGGCCGACGGCGGCACCCGCACAGCTGCCATCACAGGAGGGTTTGTAGCTTTAGTCTACGCTCTGGACTGGTTACGTAACGAGGGGGCGATCGAGTCTCTACCGGTAAAAGATTTAGTAGCCGCTGTGAGCGTGGGCAAGGTCAAGGACGCTTATCTTTTGGACCTCACCTTCGCTGAAGACTCCATGGCCGAGGTGGACCTCAACGTGGTGATGACCGGCAAAGGAGAGTTGGTGGAGGTGCAGGGGACGGCAGAAGGAAAGCCTTTCACCCGCGAGGAACTGAACTTGATGCTCGACCTGGCCGCTCAGGGTGTGAGTGTGCTCATTGCTAAGCAGCGGGAAGCTCTAGGAGTGCTGGCGAGCTTCATCGGGAGGCAAGATGAAAGTGCGGAAGATAGTGCTGGCCAGCCGCAATGA
- a CDS encoding tetratricopeptide repeat protein has product MIHFWGNPWTAVARSLHQGVFLLAARVSEAVGAKRTALWLLEKLLERFPRYRRLYLWAGRLCFQLGRLERALRHILAAWPRLGEEELTGERIGTLAGNLPRRDAAWILATVGDYWRRKGEVKRALSFFDRALAQGCASAVLLSSRGLCLLALGSVEEALRNFQEARALGGKNAALCFNTAVALSRLGRYGEALRYYEEARRLGFGGMELYNNLGFCLYHLHRYQEAESHFAEAYRLSSGDIEIGSNLAACYLKTGKAEEALKLLEDLRQRDPRDPVLLNNLAFALESCGRREEALKLYQEAAELAGEDKNHLYLLNLASCLVDLGRYAEALALCHQLAGKMSDRRLWSLRASILAELGEVSAATEYYRRALGLTG; this is encoded by the coding sequence ATGATACATTTCTGGGGTAACCCTTGGACGGCGGTGGCGCGCAGCCTCCATCAGGGCGTCTTCTTGCTGGCAGCAAGGGTAAGCGAAGCGGTAGGGGCCAAGCGAACGGCCCTGTGGCTTCTGGAGAAGTTACTCGAGCGCTTTCCCCGCTACCGCCGGCTTTATCTGTGGGCGGGGCGGCTTTGCTTTCAACTGGGGCGGCTGGAGCGGGCGCTCCGCCACATCCTGGCGGCCTGGCCTCGGCTAGGAGAAGAGGAACTGACGGGGGAAAGGATCGGGACTCTGGCCGGTAATCTGCCCCGGCGGGACGCCGCCTGGATCCTGGCTACGGTGGGAGATTACTGGCGGCGCAAAGGGGAGGTGAAGCGGGCTTTATCCTTTTTCGATCGGGCCTTGGCTCAAGGTTGCGCCAGCGCGGTGCTCCTTTCTAGCCGGGGTCTTTGCCTGCTGGCATTGGGTTCGGTGGAGGAGGCCCTGCGTAACTTTCAGGAGGCGCGGGCTCTAGGAGGCAAGAACGCGGCCCTCTGCTTCAATACGGCTGTGGCCTTAAGTCGCCTGGGGCGCTACGGGGAGGCTTTGCGCTACTATGAAGAAGCTAGGCGGCTGGGATTTGGAGGGATGGAACTTTACAACAACCTGGGCTTTTGCCTTTATCACCTGCACCGCTACCAGGAGGCCGAGTCCCACTTTGCCGAGGCCTACCGCCTGTCCTCCGGCGATATCGAGATAGGGAGCAACCTGGCTGCCTGCTACCTGAAGACGGGAAAGGCAGAGGAGGCTTTGAAGCTTCTGGAGGATCTACGGCAGCGGGATCCTCGCGATCCGGTGCTGCTCAACAACCTGGCCTTTGCCTTGGAAAGCTGCGGCCGAAGGGAGGAGGCTCTGAAGCTATATCAGGAGGCGGCAGAGTTGGCCGGTGAGGACAAGAATCATCTTTACCTTCTGAACCTAGCTTCCTGCTTGGTGGACCTGGGGCGTTATGCTGAAGCCCTGGCTTTGTGCCACCAACTGGCCGGGAAGATGAGCGACCGGCGCCTGTGGAGCTTGCGGGCCAGTATCTTGGCCGAATTAGGAGAAGTTTCCGCAGCCACCGAGTACTACCGCCGGGCTCTCGGCCTCACGGGCTAG
- a CDS encoding integrase core domain-containing protein, with translation MTLYQQLKRSGNPQAIAQTVASLLTTCSPKEVARIMGCSVRWIYKLRKRLNESGGNLSGCILPRGPKKRMPNRTPQELEALVVKLAQETNLGPKRLASLLYQSLKIKLSPYTIRNILKRHHIRCRKRKSKTGSRKYWTDVQAFAPFSFWQVDVKHIADKTTLPAAAYSSILKNRLPRYQFTAIDVRTRVRFIAFAYSLSFANGIAFLVLLANWLKTFGLNQTILIQTDNGSEFGGPPNSRKRKLMSLIFSRLDCQLLNIPAGRKEANGYVERSHRTDDEEFYIPYLAGIRSQKDFLISAQRWILYYNYQRPHLGRELNGKTPMEIATSLSHYHPAIGAMPVVVLDHLAPHIFDAYKLSTLPWDYPPKNESLAVNETLAQYTSPYLILGAGPRGSLSQYFARKLAG, from the coding sequence ATGACATTATACCAGCAACTTAAGAGGAGCGGAAACCCCCAGGCAATCGCCCAAACCGTGGCCTCCCTCCTCACCACCTGTAGCCCTAAAGAGGTAGCCCGCATAATGGGCTGCTCCGTCCGCTGGATCTATAAACTGCGCAAACGCCTAAACGAATCCGGCGGAAACTTGTCCGGTTGTATCCTCCCTCGCGGCCCCAAAAAAAGAATGCCCAACCGTACCCCTCAAGAACTCGAAGCCCTAGTCGTAAAACTCGCTCAGGAAACTAACCTGGGCCCTAAACGCCTCGCCTCCCTCCTGTACCAAAGCCTTAAAATTAAGCTCTCCCCCTACACCATACGAAATATCCTCAAACGCCACCACATCCGCTGTCGCAAACGTAAAAGCAAAACGGGCTCCCGGAAATACTGGACCGATGTGCAGGCCTTCGCCCCCTTCTCCTTCTGGCAGGTCGATGTAAAGCACATAGCCGATAAGACAACCCTCCCAGCCGCAGCCTACTCCTCTATTCTGAAAAACCGCCTGCCCCGTTACCAGTTCACCGCTATCGATGTCCGAACAAGGGTCCGGTTCATAGCCTTCGCCTACTCCCTCTCTTTCGCCAACGGAATCGCTTTCCTTGTGCTCCTGGCAAACTGGCTTAAAACCTTCGGCCTTAATCAAACAATCCTTATCCAGACCGATAATGGCTCGGAGTTCGGTGGCCCTCCTAACTCGAGAAAGCGTAAACTCATGTCCCTTATCTTCTCTCGCCTTGACTGCCAGCTGCTTAACATACCCGCAGGCAGAAAAGAAGCCAACGGCTATGTAGAAAGATCACACCGCACCGACGATGAAGAGTTCTACATCCCCTACCTGGCAGGTATCAGAAGCCAGAAGGATTTCCTTATCTCTGCCCAGAGGTGGATCCTTTACTACAACTACCAGCGTCCACATCTGGGCCGGGAACTGAACGGGAAAACTCCTATGGAAATAGCGACCTCGCTTTCCCACTACCATCCGGCTATAGGGGCTATGCCGGTGGTAGTCCTGGATCACCTGGCTCCGCACATCTTCGATGCCTACAAACTCTCTACTCTCCCGTGGGATTACCCACCCAAAAATGAAAGCCTCGCTGTGAACGAAACCCTGGCTCAATACACGTCCCCATACTTGATCCTTGGTGCAGGACCGAGAGGATCTTTGTCGCAATATTTTGCTCGCAAATTGGCAGGATAA
- a CDS encoding integrase core domain-containing protein — MTLYQQLKRSGNPQAIAQTVASLLTTCSPKEVARIMGCSVRWIYKLRKRLNESGGNLSGCILPRGPKKRMPNRTPQELEALVVKLAQETNLGPKRLASLLYQSLKIKLSPYTIRNILKRHHIRCRKRKSKTGSRKYWTDVQAFAPFSFWQVDVKHIADKTTLPAAAYSSILKNRLPRYQFTAIDVRTRVRFIAFAYSLSFANGIAFLVLLANWLKTFGLNQTILIQTDNGSEFGGPPNSRKRKLMSLIFSRLDCQLLNIPAGRKEANGYVERSHRTDDEEFYIPYLAGIRSQKDFLISAQRWILYYNYQRPHLGRELNGKTPMEIATSLSHYHPAIGAMPVVVLDHLAPHIFDAYKLSTLPWDYPPKNESLAVNETLAQYTRKISFILAKARAR; from the coding sequence ATGACATTATACCAGCAACTTAAGAGGAGCGGAAACCCCCAGGCAATCGCCCAAACCGTGGCCTCCCTCCTCACCACCTGTAGCCCTAAAGAGGTAGCCCGCATAATGGGCTGCTCCGTCCGCTGGATCTATAAACTGCGCAAACGCCTAAACGAATCCGGCGGAAACTTGTCCGGTTGTATCCTCCCTCGCGGCCCCAAAAAAAGAATGCCCAACCGTACCCCTCAAGAACTCGAAGCCCTAGTCGTAAAACTCGCTCAGGAAACTAACCTGGGCCCTAAACGCCTCGCCTCCCTCCTGTACCAAAGCCTTAAAATTAAGCTCTCCCCCTACACCATACGAAATATCCTCAAACGCCACCACATCCGCTGTCGCAAACGTAAAAGCAAAACGGGCTCCCGGAAATACTGGACCGATGTGCAGGCCTTCGCCCCCTTCTCCTTCTGGCAGGTCGATGTAAAGCACATAGCCGATAAGACAACCCTCCCAGCCGCAGCCTACTCCTCTATTCTGAAAAACCGCCTGCCCCGTTACCAGTTCACCGCTATCGATGTCCGAACAAGGGTCCGGTTCATAGCCTTCGCCTACTCCCTCTCTTTCGCCAACGGAATCGCTTTCCTTGTGCTCCTGGCAAACTGGCTTAAAACCTTCGGCCTTAATCAAACAATCCTTATCCAGACCGATAATGGCTCGGAGTTCGGTGGCCCTCCTAACTCGAGAAAGCGTAAACTCATGTCCCTTATCTTCTCTCGCCTTGACTGCCAGCTGCTTAACATACCCGCAGGCAGAAAAGAAGCCAACGGCTATGTAGAAAGATCACACCGCACCGACGATGAAGAGTTCTACATCCCCTACCTGGCAGGTATCAGAAGCCAGAAGGATTTCCTTATCTCTGCCCAGAGGTGGATCCTTTACTACAACTACCAGCGTCCACATCTGGGCCGGGAACTGAACGGGAAAACTCCTATGGAAATAGCGACCTCGCTTTCCCACTACCATCCGGCTATAGGGGCTATGCCGGTGGTAGTCCTGGATCACCTGGCTCCGCACATCTTCGATGCCTACAAACTCTCTACTCTCCCGTGGGATTACCCACCCAAAAATGAAAGCCTCGCTGTGAACGAAACCCTGGCTCAATACACGCGCAAAATCTCCTTTATCTTGGCCAAGGCGCGCGCACGGTGA
- a CDS encoding Crp/Fnr family transcriptional regulator, with protein sequence MTQVLQNESTFRREPLYLNEKEKELLRSLGTTVSYPKGHILWAPEEIADRVYLLEKGWVKIYRLTANGREVTVGAIRNPGELIGLAEALYHGRRTCFAGAITDVTLTIVSKNDFVELLTENHLLALKVCKILAARMREAEALVHELVCWQVPGRLALLLLKMGESCGIRDEKGIHIELRLTHEELAGMIGTTRQTVTSLSNTFKKEGSIEMVGRKITICDPQKLASWVV encoded by the coding sequence ATGACGCAGGTCTTGCAAAATGAATCTACCTTTCGGCGCGAGCCGCTTTACCTAAACGAGAAAGAGAAGGAACTGCTGCGCAGCCTGGGAACCACGGTGAGTTACCCCAAGGGGCATATCCTCTGGGCGCCGGAGGAGATAGCCGATCGGGTTTACCTTCTGGAGAAAGGGTGGGTTAAAATCTACCGCCTCACCGCCAACGGGCGAGAAGTAACCGTGGGAGCCATCCGCAACCCGGGCGAACTCATAGGACTGGCGGAAGCTCTTTACCACGGTAGGCGCACCTGTTTTGCCGGCGCCATCACTGACGTTACTTTAACCATCGTCAGCAAGAATGACTTCGTGGAACTGCTCACCGAAAACCACCTCCTGGCCTTAAAGGTCTGCAAGATTCTGGCTGCCCGGATGCGGGAAGCAGAGGCCTTGGTGCACGAACTTGTCTGCTGGCAGGTACCAGGCCGCCTGGCCCTGCTCCTGCTCAAGATGGGGGAGAGCTGCGGCATAAGGGACGAGAAAGGAATACACATCGAACTGCGTCTCACCCACGAAGAGTTGGCCGGCATGATTGGCACCACCCGCCAGACGGTGACTTCACTCTCGAACACGTTCAAGAAAGAAGGCTCCATCGAGATGGTAGGAAGAAAAATAACCATCTGTGACCCCCAAAAACTGGCCAGCTGGGTGGTTTAA
- a CDS encoding XTP/dITP diphosphatase, with product MKVRKIVLASRNEGKLREFKALLSPLGWEVIPLTSYPDLPEIEETGETFAANALIKARTVAFYTGEVALADDSGLEVDYLEGAPGVRSARFAGRQGDDAANIALLLKLMEGVPWEKRKACFRCVIAVVTPEGKEYLAEGTVEGYILEEPRGKGGFGYDPVFYLPEYGQTFAELPLEVKNQISHRARALAKIKEILRVY from the coding sequence ATGAAAGTGCGGAAGATAGTGCTGGCCAGCCGCAATGAAGGGAAGTTGCGGGAGTTCAAAGCGCTACTTTCTCCTCTAGGCTGGGAAGTGATCCCCTTAACCTCTTACCCCGACCTCCCGGAGATAGAAGAGACGGGAGAGACTTTCGCCGCCAATGCCCTCATCAAAGCTCGGACCGTGGCCTTCTATACGGGCGAGGTGGCGCTGGCCGACGACTCCGGTTTGGAGGTGGATTATCTCGAGGGCGCCCCCGGTGTCCGCTCCGCCCGCTTCGCCGGTCGCCAGGGAGACGACGCCGCGAATATAGCCCTGCTTTTAAAGCTTATGGAGGGTGTGCCCTGGGAGAAGCGCAAAGCCTGCTTCCGCTGCGTCATCGCCGTGGTCACCCCTGAAGGCAAGGAGTACCTAGCCGAAGGAACTGTAGAAGGCTATATCCTGGAAGAGCCGCGAGGAAAAGGGGGTTTCGGCTACGATCCCGTTTTTTACCTGCCGGAGTACGGCCAGACTTTCGCCGAGCTCCCTTTGGAGGTAAAGAACCAGATAAGTCACCGTGCGCGCGCCTTGGCCAAGATAAAGGAGATTTTGCGCGTGTATTGA
- a CDS encoding 3-isopropylmalate dehydrogenase has product MTYRIAVIPGDGTGPEQVREGLKVLEAVAQLEGFKYETVVYDFGGERYLRTGETLPDSAIEELKQFHAIYLGAIGHPDVKPGILEKGILLRLRFELDQYINLRPVKLYPGVETPLKDKGPEDIDFVVVRENTEGLYCGAGGFLRRGTKDEVALQISINTYKGVERCVRYAFEYCRKRNKKKKVTLCGKTNVLTYAFDLWERVFHAVGEEYPDITRDYAHVDAICMWMVKNPEWFDVIVTDNMFGDIITDLGAIIQGGLGIAAGANINPQGVSMFEPIGGSAPKYAGKNQINPLAAILALAMLLEHLGEERAAARIERAVQEVCSKHLKSLAAGRMGYTTSEVGDLVVRYLDLK; this is encoded by the coding sequence TTGACCTACAGGATTGCGGTGATTCCAGGGGATGGCACGGGGCCGGAACAGGTCCGGGAAGGGCTTAAAGTGCTGGAAGCGGTGGCGCAACTCGAGGGCTTCAAGTACGAAACGGTGGTCTATGACTTTGGCGGGGAGCGCTACCTGCGCACGGGGGAGACCCTACCGGACAGCGCTATTGAGGAACTCAAACAGTTTCACGCTATCTACCTAGGGGCTATCGGCCATCCGGATGTTAAGCCGGGCATTTTGGAAAAAGGGATTCTTCTACGGCTGCGCTTTGAACTCGACCAGTACATCAACCTCCGTCCGGTGAAACTTTATCCCGGGGTGGAGACCCCGCTTAAAGATAAAGGTCCGGAGGACATCGACTTCGTGGTGGTGCGGGAGAACACAGAGGGGCTTTACTGCGGAGCCGGGGGCTTCCTGCGGCGCGGCACTAAAGATGAGGTGGCTCTCCAGATCTCCATCAACACCTACAAAGGCGTGGAGCGCTGCGTTCGCTACGCTTTCGAGTACTGCCGCAAGCGCAACAAGAAAAAGAAGGTCACTCTTTGCGGCAAAACCAACGTCCTGACCTACGCTTTCGACCTCTGGGAGCGGGTCTTCCACGCCGTAGGGGAGGAGTATCCGGACATTACCCGGGATTACGCCCACGTGGATGCCATCTGTATGTGGATGGTGAAAAATCCTGAGTGGTTCGACGTCATCGTCACCGATAATATGTTCGGCGACATCATAACCGACCTAGGCGCCATAATCCAAGGAGGATTGGGTATTGCCGCCGGCGCCAACATCAACCCCCAAGGGGTGTCCATGTTCGAGCCTATCGGCGGCTCGGCCCCTAAGTACGCCGGCAAGAACCAGATAAACCCGCTGGCAGCCATCCTGGCTTTGGCTATGCTGCTGGAGCATCTAGGGGAGGAAAGGGCGGCAGCCCGGATAGAGCGGGCAGTGCAGGAGGTCTGCTCCAAGCACCTCAAGAGCCTGGCGGCGGGGCGCATGGGCTACACCACCAGCGAGGTAGGAGACCTGGTAGTGCGCTACCTCGATTTAAAGTAA
- a CDS encoding radical SAM protein produces the protein MDFTPAYKRLSPQEFSRRIAEGFRRLRACDLCPRRCGVNRLRGEKGICRAGREVVVSSYGPHFGEESPLVGLFGSGTIFFTYCPLKCVYCQNYEISQLGEGSPVSIKELARIMLRLQARGCHNINLVTPTHFVPHILAALYHASKEGLAIPIVYNTSGYESLETLALLDGIVDIYMPDFKYADSKTAAKYSGVRDYPEVAKAALKEMQRQVGDLEIDERGLAVRGLLVRHLVLPENLAGTEEVMDFLSQEVSPRCFVNVMGQYYPAYRAHEFPPLNRRITLQEYRTAIEAALKRGLRVYRD, from the coding sequence ATGGACTTTACTCCCGCCTACAAAAGACTTTCCCCCCAGGAGTTCTCCCGCCGGATAGCCGAAGGCTTCCGACGCCTGCGGGCTTGTGACCTCTGCCCGCGCCGGTGCGGAGTCAACCGTCTTCGGGGAGAAAAAGGGATCTGCCGGGCCGGACGGGAAGTGGTGGTGTCCAGCTACGGCCCCCACTTCGGCGAAGAAAGCCCACTGGTAGGGCTCTTCGGCTCCGGCACTATTTTTTTCACCTACTGCCCCCTCAAATGCGTTTACTGCCAGAACTACGAAATAAGCCAACTCGGGGAAGGAAGCCCGGTAAGTATAAAAGAACTGGCCCGCATCATGCTAAGGCTTCAGGCCCGGGGTTGCCACAACATAAACCTGGTAACCCCCACCCACTTTGTCCCCCACATCTTGGCCGCCCTCTACCACGCTAGCAAAGAAGGCCTTGCCATCCCCATAGTCTACAATACCAGCGGCTACGAGTCCCTGGAAACCCTGGCTTTGCTCGACGGCATTGTGGACATCTACATGCCCGATTTTAAGTACGCCGACAGCAAGACAGCAGCCAAGTATTCCGGGGTACGCGACTACCCCGAGGTGGCCAAAGCGGCGCTTAAAGAGATGCAGCGGCAGGTAGGGGATTTGGAAATCGACGAACGGGGCCTGGCCGTGCGGGGACTGCTGGTGCGCCACCTGGTTCTGCCAGAGAACCTAGCCGGCACCGAGGAGGTAATGGACTTCCTGTCCCAGGAGGTCTCCCCCCGCTGCTTCGTCAACGTCATGGGGCAGTATTACCCCGCCTACCGCGCTCACGAGTTTCCCCCGCTTAACCGTCGCATTACCCTCCAGGAATATCGTACCGCCATAGAAGCAGCTTTAAAGCGGGGCCTGCGGGTTTACCGAGACTAG
- a CDS encoding PDGLE domain-containing protein: protein MPVYRKLWFWIVALIILSPLGLLAQGTAWGEWGSDELKEMLNMVPEGLAKLEETWHALLPDYSLPGFDKTFAQQAVGYIAAAVVGVALIVLVTYLLGRLLARSEK, encoded by the coding sequence ATGCCGGTGTACCGCAAGCTGTGGTTCTGGATAGTAGCACTCATCATCCTTTCTCCTCTGGGGCTTCTGGCCCAAGGGACTGCCTGGGGAGAGTGGGGCAGCGACGAACTCAAGGAAATGCTGAACATGGTACCAGAAGGGTTGGCCAAACTAGAAGAGACGTGGCACGCCCTGTTACCCGACTACAGCCTTCCAGGATTTGACAAAACCTTCGCCCAGCAAGCTGTAGGCTACATCGCGGCCGCCGTAGTGGGAGTGGCGCTGATAGTGCTGGTAACCTACCTCCTGGGCCGTCTCCTGGCCCGATCGGAGAAATGA
- the cbiM gene encoding cobalt transporter CbiM: MHIPDGYLSPSTCAVFYAAMIPIWAVAVKKTKETLKAKQVPLLALAAAFSFVIMMFNVPVPDGTTAHAVGGTLAAIVLGPWAACIAVSIALIIQALVFGDGGVWAIGANCFNLAFVLPFLGYAVYRALSAGGKRRVLASMVGSYVGINAAAFCTAVEFGIQPLLFKSPTGAPLYCPYDLSKSIPAMMFAHLTVAGIVEAIITGLVVYYLQKAHQEELFFDAALERR, encoded by the coding sequence ATGCACATCCCGGACGGTTATCTCAGTCCTTCTACCTGTGCGGTCTTTTATGCGGCTATGATACCTATCTGGGCCGTAGCGGTCAAGAAAACCAAGGAGACCCTAAAGGCCAAGCAGGTCCCTCTGCTGGCCCTGGCGGCCGCCTTTAGCTTCGTCATCATGATGTTCAACGTGCCCGTCCCCGACGGCACCACCGCTCACGCGGTGGGAGGGACGCTGGCCGCTATTGTCCTTGGCCCCTGGGCCGCCTGCATCGCCGTTTCCATCGCCCTCATCATCCAGGCTTTAGTTTTCGGCGACGGCGGAGTCTGGGCCATAGGAGCCAACTGCTTCAACCTGGCCTTCGTCCTGCCCTTTTTGGGCTATGCCGTATACCGGGCTTTAAGCGCCGGCGGCAAGCGCCGGGTATTAGCCAGCATGGTGGGGAGCTACGTGGGGATTAACGCCGCCGCCTTCTGCACCGCGGTAGAGTTCGGCATTCAGCCGCTTTTATTCAAGTCCCCCACCGGTGCGCCCCTTTACTGCCCCTACGACCTCAGCAAGTCCATACCGGCCATGATGTTCGCCCACCTGACCGTAGCCGGAATAGTGGAAGCCATCATCACCGGCCTGGTGGTCTACTACCTGCAGAAAGCCCACCAAGAAGAGCTTTTCTTCGATGCCGCCCTGGAAAGGAGGTAG